The sequence below is a genomic window from Massilia oculi.
AAAACCGGCGCGCCGAGGTCATCACCGGGGACACGGGCATGCACATGGTGGGATCATCGCAAATCTCCTCCACGCAGTCGAGCGAGGAAAACGGGCGGTCCAGGCAGCCCGAGCGATGACGTCAGGAACACGGATCCTGGTGCGGATGGCTTAGTCTCGCCCCATCCACAGGACTGGAAAAGCCAGGTACGGTGCGCCGGTCCGGCTTTTTGCGCCTCGCTTGCCGACAGCGCGATCGCGCGCACGTTCAGCGCGCGCGCCCCCCGGCGCGATTGCCGCCGGCGGCCTGCGGCGCGTTCAGCACTTCCCCCAGACGCTCGAGCAGATTGCGGCGCGCGAATTCGGCATGCTGCTCGGACAGCTGACCAGCCAGTTCCACCTGGCCAGCGGCGATCGCACGAGCAATGCCTTCGTGTTCGTCCCAGATCGACTCGCGCTGCCCGGCCGACTGCAGCGCCGCGCCCATCACGCGGCGCAGGTGGACCCAGTGCAGCTGGGTGGTCTCGAAGATCAGCGGATTGCCGGAAGCGCGGTAGATCGCGGTATGGAAAGCGATATCCGCATCGATCATGACCTTGACGTCGCCGCTCCTGGCCGCGCGCCGGCCGGCGGCGATGATTCCGGGGCCGAGGTCGATCTTCTGCGCCGCCGCCAGCCGCGCCGCCAGCGCATCGAGGGCGCCCCGAACCTGGTACAGGTTGCCGATCCACTGCGGATCCATGCCGGCGATGAGCACGCCGCGCCCGGGCGCATCCTGGATCAGCCCATCCTTCTTGAGCAGGCGCAGCGCCTGCAGCACCGGCGAACGCGACACGTTCATCTGTTCCGCGATCTCTTCTTGCGTGATGCGGGAGCCGGGCGGCAGCGTCCCGGCGCTGATCGCGTCCAGCAGGTTCTGGTAGACCTCGTCGACCAGGTCGGGACGAGCTTGAATCTTGGTAAGTTTACTTAGCATGTCGGCACCTTTGTATTCAGTATACGTGCAAACGGAATGAAGTCAATTGCTGCGCCGCGTCAGCAAAATATGCGCCCACGCGGCATCAAAACGCTTGACTTTGAATCCGCAAGAATGGATTCTGTATACAGAACACGGAACACACAGAGTCATGGATAAAACCCATGAAGGCTCCATACGATCAGGCTGGTGATCTCGTACCGGTGCGCCCGCGCCGGACTGAAGCGATAACTGATCGTCCAAAAAATTTTGCCATCGCATTTTGTATACAGAGTACTGAATACCCTGCACCC
It includes:
- a CDS encoding GntR family transcriptional regulator, with protein sequence MLSKLTKIQARPDLVDEVYQNLLDAISAGTLPPGSRITQEEIAEQMNVSRSPVLQALRLLKKDGLIQDAPGRGVLIAGMDPQWIGNLYQVRGALDALAARLAAAQKIDLGPGIIAAGRRAARSGDVKVMIDADIAFHTAIYRASGNPLIFETTQLHWVHLRRVMGAALQSAGQRESIWDEHEGIARAIAAGQVELAGQLSEQHAEFARRNLLERLGEVLNAPQAAGGNRAGGRAR